Proteins from one Pseudarthrobacter sp. BIM B-2242 genomic window:
- a CDS encoding long-chain-fatty-acid--CoA ligase: MKRITRKASDGGAGQRGASQPGQPWSERPWTSSYGPGVPADLELPKGSLVDLLDQSVRRYGSKTALEFFGARTSYRELGKLISRAASGLKKLGVKAGDRVALVMPNCPQHVIAFHAVLRLGAVVVEHNPLYTDRELRHLFEDHGAAVAIVWDKAVERVRQLPADVGLRTIVSVELIPAMPLPQRLALKLPIPAARKARAALTVGRGEPRGRPAPVVRPVLPWRQLLEAGELKKKQPRPTARDLAVLQYTSGTTGLPKGAMLTHANLQANAAQGRAWVPGLKDGRETVYAVLPMFHAYGLTLCMTFALSIGAKLVLFPKFDVDLVLKAHRKSPATFLPAVPPIYDRLAAAAAERGIGLESIRFSISGAMNLPTATVETWERATGGHLIEGYGLTETSPIAIGNPFGPSRKPGTVGVPFPLTDIRVVDPKNVALDRAPGEEGELLIRGPQVFAGYWNRPEETEDSLLDGGWFRTGDIVSVDDDCFVTIRDRIKELIVTGGFNVSPGEVEDVIATFPGVAEVSVVGLPRPGGGEDVVAAVVPIPGSTIDPDALLAFAREQLTAYKVPRRVVVLDSLPRSLIGKVLRREIRDNLAARG, encoded by the coding sequence ATGAAGAGAATCACAAGGAAGGCGTCCGACGGCGGGGCGGGGCAGCGTGGCGCGTCACAGCCGGGGCAGCCCTGGAGTGAGCGCCCGTGGACGAGTTCCTACGGGCCGGGTGTGCCGGCGGATCTGGAGCTGCCCAAGGGATCACTGGTGGACCTCCTGGACCAGTCCGTGCGTCGCTACGGTTCCAAAACTGCCCTTGAGTTTTTCGGCGCACGCACCAGCTACCGTGAGCTGGGAAAACTGATCAGCCGGGCCGCCTCCGGCCTGAAGAAATTGGGCGTCAAAGCCGGTGACAGGGTGGCCCTCGTGATGCCGAACTGCCCGCAGCACGTGATCGCCTTTCACGCCGTGCTGCGTCTCGGCGCTGTGGTGGTCGAACACAATCCGCTCTACACGGACCGGGAACTGCGGCACTTATTCGAAGACCATGGGGCCGCCGTCGCGATCGTTTGGGACAAGGCCGTGGAGCGGGTCCGTCAGCTGCCGGCCGACGTCGGACTCCGCACCATTGTCTCGGTGGAACTCATCCCCGCGATGCCACTGCCGCAGCGGCTGGCGCTGAAGCTCCCGATACCCGCCGCCCGCAAGGCCCGCGCCGCCCTCACGGTCGGCAGGGGTGAGCCGAGGGGTAGGCCAGCGCCCGTTGTTCGCCCGGTGCTGCCATGGCGGCAGCTCCTCGAAGCCGGGGAGCTCAAGAAGAAGCAGCCGCGTCCCACTGCCCGGGACCTTGCTGTTCTTCAGTACACGTCCGGCACTACTGGCCTGCCCAAGGGAGCCATGCTCACCCACGCGAACCTGCAGGCCAACGCCGCCCAGGGCCGGGCCTGGGTTCCCGGGCTGAAGGATGGCAGGGAGACCGTGTATGCGGTGCTGCCGATGTTCCATGCTTACGGCCTGACCTTGTGCATGACGTTCGCCCTCAGCATCGGCGCGAAGCTGGTCCTGTTCCCCAAGTTCGACGTGGACCTTGTCCTGAAGGCTCACAGGAAGTCTCCCGCGACCTTCCTACCCGCCGTGCCGCCGATCTATGACCGTCTTGCTGCTGCCGCCGCGGAGCGCGGCATCGGGCTGGAGAGCATCCGCTTCTCCATCTCCGGGGCCATGAACCTGCCCACAGCCACTGTGGAGACCTGGGAGAGGGCGACCGGAGGCCACCTCATCGAAGGCTATGGACTGACCGAAACTTCTCCCATCGCCATCGGCAACCCCTTCGGACCAAGCCGAAAGCCCGGCACCGTGGGGGTGCCCTTCCCGCTGACGGACATCCGGGTGGTGGATCCGAAGAATGTGGCCCTGGACCGTGCCCCGGGCGAGGAAGGGGAACTCCTGATCCGCGGGCCGCAGGTGTTCGCCGGATACTGGAACCGTCCGGAAGAGACTGAAGATTCCCTGCTCGACGGCGGCTGGTTCCGCACAGGGGACATCGTCTCGGTGGATGATGACTGCTTCGTGACCATCAGGGACCGGATCAAGGAACTGATCGTCACGGGCGGGTTCAACGTTTCGCCCGGCGAGGTGGAGGACGTCATCGCCACCTTCCCCGGCGTTGCGGAGGTCTCCGTGGTGGGGTTGCCGCGGCCCGGCGGCGGCGAGGACGTCGTAGCCGCCGTGGTTCCGATCCCGGGCTCCACCATCGATCCTGATGCGCTTCTGGCCTTTGCCCGGGAGCAGCTGACTGCCTACAAGGTGCCGCGCCGGGTAGTGGTGCTCGATTCCCTGCCGCGTTCGCTCATTGGCAAAGTCCTGCGCCGGGAGATCCGGGACAACCTCGCGGCGAGAGGCTGA
- a CDS encoding HNH endonuclease signature motif containing protein: MRNPVVAKAYADITAAVAVLTGVVNGVLTGEAGESGPGGLSPGVDPLQELSGDCLDILTGAAEADAQIAGLKAHAAATFVAAADAAALPEASPQAREMAVTAEVACALTIGGRAAGSFLAVSHALTTALPLTLAALQAGTISWQHARVMADEAATLDPAGAAALEAHFLDPDAPGAASGCPAGEMPASRFRHRARTWRERHHAESLEKRHAKGLLDRRVEYCPDQDGMAWLSAYLPADQAAAIWNRTTAIARGLQGPDEDRTLTQLRADAFATALLSHGNQLSHGNHEGFDPGRVPPPRAQVLVTVPVFSLLGVTEEPAMLDGYGPIPASMARDLVANGAGSFYRVLIDPRDGAPLEIGRTSYRLTKAMRNWLRLRDGKCSFPGCNNQSLDNEADHLLAWAQGGTTGISNLGQACPAHHKLRHTTPWTPTPATQNEPPGWISPSGRRYRSEHQDWEPPHWPTQLNQPDPLKQPDLLKQPARPRGGSPDFVHLGVSLGEDGLERLLHARA, encoded by the coding sequence ATGAGGAATCCGGTGGTGGCGAAGGCGTATGCGGATATCACCGCTGCCGTTGCTGTGCTCACCGGAGTGGTCAACGGCGTGCTCACCGGTGAGGCGGGCGAATCCGGCCCTGGTGGACTTTCTCCGGGGGTCGATCCGTTGCAGGAATTGTCCGGGGATTGCCTGGATATCCTGACCGGGGCCGCGGAAGCGGACGCGCAAATTGCCGGATTGAAAGCCCATGCGGCCGCGACATTTGTTGCGGCCGCGGACGCGGCGGCCCTACCGGAGGCTTCGCCACAGGCCCGGGAGATGGCAGTCACTGCCGAGGTCGCGTGTGCCCTGACCATTGGCGGCCGGGCGGCCGGTTCGTTCCTGGCCGTGTCCCACGCCCTGACCACTGCTTTGCCGCTGACGTTGGCGGCCCTGCAGGCAGGCACGATTTCGTGGCAGCACGCGCGGGTCATGGCGGACGAAGCCGCCACCCTCGACCCCGCCGGCGCCGCGGCACTGGAGGCCCACTTCCTGGACCCTGACGCGCCGGGCGCGGCCAGCGGCTGTCCCGCCGGGGAAATGCCGGCGTCCCGGTTCCGGCACCGGGCCCGGACCTGGCGCGAACGCCACCACGCCGAAAGCCTCGAGAAACGCCACGCCAAAGGCCTCCTGGACCGGCGGGTGGAGTACTGCCCGGACCAGGACGGCATGGCCTGGCTCTCGGCCTACCTCCCCGCAGACCAGGCCGCGGCAATCTGGAACCGGACCACCGCGATCGCCCGCGGCCTGCAGGGCCCGGACGAGGACCGCACCCTCACCCAGCTCCGCGCCGACGCCTTCGCCACCGCCCTCCTCAGCCACGGAAACCAACTCAGCCACGGAAACCACGAAGGATTCGATCCGGGGCGCGTTCCGCCGCCGCGGGCCCAGGTCCTGGTGACGGTCCCGGTGTTTTCCCTGCTCGGCGTCACCGAGGAACCGGCGATGCTGGACGGCTACGGCCCGATCCCGGCGTCGATGGCCCGGGACCTCGTGGCGAACGGGGCCGGCTCGTTCTACCGGGTCCTGATCGATCCGCGGGACGGGGCGCCGCTGGAAATCGGCCGGACAAGTTACCGGCTCACCAAAGCCATGCGGAACTGGCTGCGGCTGCGGGACGGCAAGTGCTCCTTCCCGGGCTGTAACAACCAGTCCCTGGACAACGAAGCGGACCACCTCCTCGCCTGGGCCCAAGGCGGGACCACCGGCATCAGCAACCTCGGCCAGGCCTGCCCGGCCCACCACAAACTCCGACACACCACACCCTGGACCCCCACCCCGGCCACCCAAAACGAACCACCCGGCTGGATCTCACCCTCCGGCCGACGATACCGAAGCGAACACCAGGACTGGGAACCACCACACTGGCCCACCCAACTCAACCAGCCAGACCCACTCAAACAGCCGGACCTGCTGAAACAGCCGGCACGACCACGGGGCGGATCGCCGGACTTCGTCCACCTCGGGGTATCCCTCGGCGAAGACGGCCTCGAACGCCTACTCCACGCCCGCGCCTGA
- a CDS encoding class I SAM-dependent methyltransferase encodes MTMTDENGTAAAQVPAGKSARHPLAGNSAAGVPASPATIDPDIWPGVAHAPSGTKSVIAGKAAGLLFKAAVRRLPLRVAYPDGSVLGTGGTEAPVMTLLRPEAFERRIGDNGLIGLGESFMAGDWESSDLAGVLEVFAGSVGTLIPKPLQTLRTLYLPRTPRHERNEEQNTRSNISRHYDLSNELFSNFLDTTMSYSSALFPRNEGALESVPWEVLAEAQQAKIDRLLDQAGVGSGTRLLEIGTGWGELALRAAARGATVYSVTLSSEQRALAQERIAAAGYADQVTVALQDYRAVEGEFDAVVSVEMIEAVGYEYWPIYFQTIDRVLAPGGKVAIQAITMPHGRMLATRNAYTWVHKYIFPGGFLPSVRAIEGVTQQHTTLRVRERMGMGDHYAATLRLWEERFVARSQEVGELGFDAVFQRMWLFYLCYSRAGFQSGYLDVQQIVLDRREAQL; translated from the coding sequence ATGACAATGACCGACGAGAACGGAACGGCCGCTGCGCAGGTTCCCGCCGGGAAGTCCGCGCGGCACCCGCTGGCAGGCAACAGCGCCGCCGGGGTACCGGCGTCGCCGGCCACCATCGATCCGGACATCTGGCCGGGAGTTGCCCACGCGCCGTCGGGCACTAAATCCGTCATCGCAGGCAAAGCCGCAGGCTTGCTGTTCAAGGCAGCCGTCCGGCGCTTGCCATTGCGTGTTGCCTACCCGGACGGGTCGGTCCTGGGCACCGGCGGCACCGAGGCGCCGGTCATGACCCTGCTCAGGCCGGAAGCGTTTGAACGGCGGATCGGAGACAACGGCCTGATTGGGCTGGGCGAGTCGTTCATGGCGGGGGATTGGGAGTCGTCTGATCTGGCCGGGGTGCTGGAGGTCTTCGCGGGATCCGTGGGCACACTCATTCCCAAGCCGCTGCAGACCCTCCGGACGCTGTACCTGCCCCGGACGCCTCGGCACGAACGCAACGAAGAGCAGAACACGCGCAGCAACATCTCACGGCACTACGATCTGTCCAACGAGCTCTTCTCGAACTTCCTGGACACCACCATGAGCTACTCCTCCGCCCTGTTCCCGCGGAATGAGGGCGCGCTGGAGTCCGTTCCCTGGGAGGTCCTGGCAGAGGCGCAGCAGGCGAAGATCGACAGGCTGCTGGACCAGGCCGGCGTCGGATCCGGCACGCGGCTGCTTGAGATCGGGACCGGCTGGGGCGAACTGGCGCTGCGTGCGGCTGCCCGCGGCGCCACTGTTTACAGCGTGACGCTGTCCAGCGAACAGCGGGCACTGGCACAGGAACGCATCGCGGCCGCCGGGTACGCGGACCAGGTGACGGTGGCGCTGCAGGACTACCGGGCGGTGGAAGGCGAGTTCGACGCCGTTGTCTCAGTGGAAATGATCGAAGCGGTGGGTTATGAATACTGGCCCATTTATTTCCAGACCATCGACCGGGTGCTGGCCCCGGGCGGGAAGGTGGCCATCCAGGCGATCACCATGCCGCACGGCCGCATGCTGGCCACGCGCAACGCCTACACCTGGGTACACAAGTACATCTTCCCGGGCGGGTTCCTGCCCTCCGTGCGGGCAATTGAAGGCGTGACCCAGCAGCACACCACGCTCCGGGTCCGCGAACGGATGGGCATGGGCGATCACTACGCGGCGACGCTGCGTCTCTGGGAGGAGAGGTTCGTAGCGCGCTCGCAGGAAGTAGGGGAACTGGGATTCGACGCCGTGTTCCAGCGGATGTGGCTGTTCTACCTGTGCTACTCCCGGGCGGGCTTCCAGTCCGGCTACCTGGATGTGCAGCAGATTGTGCTGGATCGCCGGGAGGCGCAACTGTAG
- a CDS encoding DUF1365 domain-containing protein, with amino-acid sequence MSPTAAIYRTSISHVRQTPLKNAFTYRSYSWFVDVDRLPNLPWLLRPLAVFRAADHLGDPAATFRSNVERFLRSRGIEPDGGPIRMLASARVFGHVFNPLTLFWCYRESGELQCVVAEVHNTYGERHCYLLETDASGRASVPKAFYVSPFNDVDGQYRMKVPAPEDRLNVSIILEREGHRPFVATMDGDRRPATTRNVLAAAVAVPAAPLLVSALIRFQGVKLWARRLPVVKRPHHPSQEAVQ; translated from the coding sequence ATGAGCCCAACGGCCGCGATCTACCGCACATCGATCTCCCATGTGCGGCAGACTCCGCTAAAGAATGCGTTCACTTACCGGAGCTACAGCTGGTTTGTGGACGTGGACCGGCTGCCTAACCTTCCTTGGCTGCTGCGGCCGCTGGCGGTCTTCCGTGCCGCCGACCACCTCGGCGATCCCGCCGCCACATTTCGCAGCAACGTGGAACGGTTCCTCCGGAGCCGTGGAATAGAGCCCGACGGCGGGCCCATCCGGATGCTGGCCAGCGCCAGGGTCTTTGGCCATGTATTCAACCCGCTGACGCTTTTCTGGTGCTACCGGGAGTCCGGCGAACTGCAGTGTGTTGTAGCCGAGGTCCACAACACCTACGGCGAACGCCACTGCTACCTCCTGGAGACGGATGCGTCCGGCAGGGCCAGCGTTCCCAAAGCTTTTTACGTCTCACCCTTCAACGATGTGGACGGTCAATACCGGATGAAGGTGCCGGCTCCGGAGGACCGCCTCAACGTTTCAATCATCCTGGAGCGGGAAGGGCACCGGCCCTTCGTCGCAACCATGGACGGTGACCGGCGCCCGGCCACCACCAGGAACGTCCTGGCAGCCGCCGTCGCTGTTCCGGCCGCGCCGCTGCTGGTATCCGCCCTGATCAGGTTTCAGGGAGTTAAACTCTGGGCAAGGCGTCTGCCCGTCGTCAAAAGGCCACATCACCCCTCACAGGAGGCAGTTCAATGA